Sequence from the Alkalispirochaeta americana genome:
TAGCCCGAAGGAACTCCCAGCAACTCCTTGATGAGATCGATCGTGGCGGTGTGAACCGCATCGTACTCTTTGCTGCGATGGCTGGTCTCTATGAGGGATAATCCTGATCCTTCATAGTCTACCAGATTTTTCTGCGCCTCCTGCAGAGCCTCCACCGGAAGTGTGGCGGGTCCCGCGTAAAAGTTGTACACCCGTGCCATAGTACTCTCCCTGTCAAAAATTTGGTGCATAGTTTAACGATATCGGCTGTGTTAATCCAGTGCGAATCCTGATCGAAAAAATCGAATCCCTAAATATCTGGTCCTCCCGGCCGATACCTAGGGGTATGAGAGGACCAATGATTACCCGGTTCCGGATCAAATCGAATCCGGAACGGAGCGAGTTCCTGGAAATCATCGGACGAACCCCGCAGGGTCTGCAGGTTCGTATTGTGCGGCACCACGAGGGATACGATACGGTCGACGAGAGCTTCATGGACCACGATCTCTTTGAAACCTGCCTCAAGACAGGATACCTCACCGAGATTGATGCTCCGAGGGAAGCCCCCGGGGAAGACCAGCCCCGGGAATCGGGGAGCGTCTCCTCGGTTGCCTGAAAAACTGCCTGATCATGACCGGGACAACTCCTCTTCCGGGGTGATCATCGCGGGCGCGGGACCCACGGGGCTGCTCCTGGGGAATCTTCTGGGAGCAGCAGGACGACGAGTGACGATCCTGGAAGCAGCACTCCGTCCCGGCCCGGTGGAGGAATCCCGTGCGATCGGGATTACCCCGCCCTCCCTGGAGATACTTGAGGAGGCCGGCCTCATTGAGGATTTTCTGGGATCAGGCCTCCCTATCCACCATGCTGTTGTTCACGGCACCCGCCGGTTCCTGGGAGCGCTTTCCTTCTCGGGTGTCCACCCACGCTTTCCTTTCATCCTGTCCCTGCCCCAACAGGTTACCTGCTCCCTGCTCAGGGAAGGGCTTCGACGGTATCCACAGGTTGAGTTTCAGCCGGGAAGACGGGTTCAAAGAATTACCCCGGCATCTCCGGGAATGACCGTTTCCTGCAGCGACGGATCTTCCTGGCGAAGCCGGTACATCCTGGGAGCTGACGGTCTGCGCAGCACCGTAGCAGAAGAGGCAGGAATCTCCAGACGGGTTCACCGTTATAGGCAATCCTTTTTTATGGCAGATTTCCCCGATGCGGGAGAGTTCGGCACCGATGCCCACCTCTGGTTTACACCCGGGGGAGCGGTTGAATCATTCCCGCTTCCCGGGGAAAAGCGCCGGTGGATCGTGCAGCTTCCCCCGGAGGAGGCTCATTTTGATCAAGTCAGCCCCGATCTGGAGGCTCTGGTTCTTGCAAGAACGGGTTTCGTTCTTGATCGGACGCAGCGTCTCTGGGAGAGCCCTTTTCATCCGGCCCGCACCGAGGCAGACCGTTTCTGGCAAGGCCCTATCTTTCTTGCCGGTGACGCCGCCCACACCATGAGTCCCATTGGCGGTCAGGGGATGAACACCGGCTTTGCCGATGCAGAGCTTCTGGCCGCTGTGGTGGAGCACCTCTTCCAGGACCAGCGGCAGGATGAGAAACCCGCTACGCCCGGCCGGTATCAGCGTGTTCGACGACGCGCCGGCCGATCGGCGGCCAATCGGGCGGCCCTGGGCATGGGCCTGGGAACACTGCGGGGGTATATCACCTCCCTGGCTAGGAATGCTCTTGTTGCCTTTCTGCTCTCTCCTCCCTTTCAGCGGTTCACGGCCCGGCACTTTGCCATGCGTACCATTCCCCGGGGTCGTCGGAGCAGCGCCCTCCGCCCCGGCCCGGGGCGCTTCGTTTTTTCTTGCCTTTCCCCGGTGACCAAGGTACTTTCATCGGGCCATGAAAGAAAAAAAAGCCCGGGGCGGTAACGCTCCCTTCCCGGCCTTCCCCTCCCCCCCGGGGGCTTCGGTCTGGCTTCAGGGTATCGCCACAGCGGTACCTGCTCACACCTATTCACAGAACGAGGCCCGGGAGTTCATGCGAAGAGTTCCCCATTTCACCCCAAAGGAACAACGTTTCCTGGACCGTTTGTACCAGGGAACGGGGATCGAACATCGCCATTCTGTCCTGGCCGATTTTGGCAAGAAGAGCGAGGAATACTCCTTTTTTTCCCGTGATCCATCGTTGCTCCCCGAACCCTCGCCGGCCCGGAGAAACGATCTTTTCATCGTGGAAGCGGAAAAGCTGACGGTCCAGGCGGTGTCACAGCTCTTTCAGGAACTGTCCTGGCTTGAGCCTTCCTCGGTTACCCACTTGATCACCGTGACGTGCACCGGTTTTTCTGCTCCCGGCTTTGATTACCAGGTCGTGCAAGCCCTGAATCTCCCCCCGAATATCCTGCGCCATAACATCGCCTTTATGGGGTGTTACGCTGCCTTTCCTGCGCTCCGAATGGCCCACACCATCTGTTCTGCCCATCCCAAAGCCCGGGTGCTGATCGTGGATGTGGAGCTCTGCTCACTTCATGTTCAGTTCAAACCGGATCCCGACACCCTGGTGGCAAATGCACTATTTGCCGACGGTGCGGCAGCAGCCCTGGTCTCGGGAGATCTTTCCGGGGACGCTTCCCCGCTGTTCCGGATGGATTCCTTTGCTTCGAGGATTCTCCCCGACAGCACCGGGGCCATGTCCTGGCGCCTGGGGGAGAAGGCCTTCGACATGACTCTCTCGGCCTACGTTCCAAAGCTGATACGGGAGAACCTGAACAGCCTTCTCGAGGAGTCTCTGGCAGAAAGCGGTCTCTCGCTCCGGGATATCGCCCTGTGGGCGATCCATCCCGGGGGAAAAGCGATCCTCGATAAAGCCCGGGAAGCCCTGGGGCTGGATGACACGGATCTTGAAGACTCCTGGGAGATTCTGCGAAACTACGGCAACATGAGCTCCGCCACAATTTTCTTTGTCCTGCGCCGCATGGCAGAACGCGCCCGCACCGGGCCTGTCTTTGCCGCAGCCTTTGGCCCCGGGCTTACCATCGAGACAGCCTGCCTGGAAAAGGTTGCCCCGTGAAACACGCCCTGAAGTGGTATCCGGCCCAAAGAAGCCAGGAACAGGAGCTCATGGACGATACCTTGAGCGATCCGACGCTCCTCGGCCGAACCCTGAACCAGTTTTCCCTGATAAACCTTCTCTTCTCCCGCATGAGAGGCCTGGTGCGACAATTCATTCTGGACGACATCATTGCCAGTGGACCGCACAGAGAGGGAACTCCGATCTCGGTTCTTGATGTGGGAGCCGGGGCCTGCGATATCCCCCTGTGGCTTCTGGCAGAGGCCCGAAAGAAGGGCCTCCATCTGGAGATCACCTGCCTCGACCACGACCCCCGGGTGGCAGACTACGCACGGCGGAGGACCGCCCGGGAGCCAGCGATCACCATCCAGGAGGGGTCAGCCCTGGAGATCAGCCAGCCCTTTGATTACATCATGGCAAACCATCTGCTCCACCATCTGACGGAGACCGACATTGCCCTGTTTCTGGATCGCTCCTACCAGGCTTGTCGCAGGCGGTTGCTCCTGAACGATCTCCTGCGGTCCTACTGGTCCCTGGCGGGGTTTTCTCTCTTTGGAGCGCTCTTTCTGCACCGGAGCTTTGCCCGTGCCGACGGAACTCTCTCCATACGGAGGGGCTTCCGTCCCGACGAGTTGAAGCAGCTACTGGACCACAGCCCCTGGAGATCAGCCAGCACCGGCCAGGGGACCCCTCACCCCCTCACCCTGCTGGGAAGGCGTATCCCCGGCAGGGTTTTCCTGGTAGCCGACAGGCGCTCCTGCGGGGGACCATCCCCTATTCCCAGGACGACTATTCCCAGGACGACAACCGTTCCCGGGCAACGGCAAGATCCATGCGCTGACGAACGCGGGGACTCTCCACAGCCGAGAGTTCCCCGATAACCCAGCGAATTATCTCCAGGGCTTCCTCGCGGTCGTTCTGCTCCTTCAGGGAAACAATACCTTCGTAGGCCAGACCCCGTTCCAGCACCGTCTCGGCTGTTCGATACGCCTCGGCCATGCGGTTCTGGCGGCGTTCGCGTTTTCGCACGCTGTTGTTTCTTGTCCATAGCGAGGTGGCCAGGTCGATGTAATGATCGAAATACCGTACCGGCACCAGCCCCGCAGCCCGCTGCTCCTCGTAGAGATCGATGGCACGACGTCCCAGGGAAACCGCCCCATCGTTACTGCCAAAGGAGATGGGCCACCCCGGCAGCTCCCGGTAGACCTGACCCAGCACGTAATAGCCCTCGGCCAGTTCAGGATCCCGTTCCAGGGCATCCACCAGATAATCGCGCACCGTGGAGGCCTGGAAGAGGGAATTAAAGATGCCCCGCAGCTGGGCACGACGCCCGGCCGTGGCGGCCAGCCAGAAATGAGTCTGGGCATGGTCGGGAAAAAACTCCGCCGCCATCTCGGCGTAGCTATGGGCCTCGTCGTACAACGCAGAGGCCTCATCTTTCTCCATGGTCTCCTGCCAGAGCGAGAGATCAGCCACGGCTACAAGAGAGCGGGCCTTGCGCCAGAGGATCTCGCCCCGCTGAGGCCCCTCCCAGACACGGGAGAGCTGGTCCTCCAGGAGAGCAGCCACTACCTCGTTATCGTCCACGTAGTGATAGGCATCGATCCGCTCCAGGGCTTCACCGAACTCACCTTCCCACTCTACGGTGAGGGCAGGTACGACGAGGAGGGGGGCTGCCAGAAAAAGAATCGCCCACAAAAACCGCACCATCTGTTTTTCCCGCGTCCATTTTGCCCGGTGCCCTGAAATTTCCCCGGCGCAGGGAGAGATTTGAAAAAAGAGTCCTTCTTTTGTCATATTTTCTTTCCAATTCGGGTCTTTCTCGTTACTTTCTTGCCTATGAATAACCATGACATTGAGGAGATTGTACAGCTTTCGCGGGAAATCGGACAGAGCCCCCGTGGAGCAGGCAGCACACGAGGAATTGTCTCAATCAAAGACGAAAAAACACTGGCTCTGAGCGAACCGGGTCACGTTCTGACTGATCTTGGTCCGGAGCACTTTCGCCGACTTGATCGCGCCCACCTTGATTCGATTGCACCTCCCCGGAATCCCCCCATACTCGAAGACCTCATAGCAGAAACGGAAACTCTGATGCACGCGCTGTTTCCCCGGCGAATCGTTTTTCATACCCACCCCACGGAACTGAACGGCCTCACCTGCTCCAGAGAGGGGGCCGCAGCAGCCCGGGAACTCTTCGGGGATCGGGCGCTGTGGATACCCACGGTAAACCCGGGATACATTCTGGCCCGCACAATCTACGACCTGGTTGAGCAGTGGCGTGCCGATCATGACGGAGCGTACCCTTCCCTGCTGATCATGCAGAATCATGGCCTGGTGGTAACAGGGGATACGGCAGATGATATCAGGAACGCGCACCGGGAGGTAACAGAGGCCCTGGAGAGGGCGATCACGATTCGCCCCGATACCAGGGAGGGTGAAACGGACCCTTTCTTTCTGGAAGACCTTCGAGACTACGCCGCCCATGCAGTAGCAGAGTATCGGGCCGCCCACGGAGATTCGCTGAATCCGCCTGAGACCATAACCTTCACTTCACCGGAGCTGATCTCCCGGGCAACCAGCCCCGAGACCTTTGCCCCACTGACGGGGGCCCTCACCCCGGATCACATCGTCTACAGCGGCCACCGGCCCTGCTACATCTCCCCCGTCTCCCGGGAGGCCCTGCGGGCGGAGGTTCACAGCGAAATTCTGGAGTTTTGCTATGCCCAGGACGCCACCCCCAGGATCGTCGTTGCGGGTGATCTGGGAGCAGTCGCCCTGGGGGACACCGAGAAAAAGGCCCGCCTTGCCATGGAACTCTTCCTGGACGCCCTGAAGGTGACTCGTCTTGCCGAAAACTTCGGCGGTGTCCAGGCGATGCCCGACGATCAGGTGGAGTTCATTCGCACCTGGGAAGTGGAGCAGTTCCGCGAAGCCGTGAGCACTGCCGGGAACTGATACATCGGGCACCTGATCGGCCGAACAACAAAGCGACCTCTCCCGGCAGGGCATTCCTCGCCGGGACGGTCTTCGTCCGGAGGTCACCCGTATGCGCGAAGGACCTCGTCGGCGATAATCTTGAGCCCCTCTTCCACCACGGCCGGATCCTGGCCGTAATTGATCCGGAGACACTCTCGGGAGTGGGGCCACTCGGCCAGGTCAGGGTCTCCAAAAAAGAAGTATTCTCCCGGAACCACCAGAACACCCCGTTTCTTGAGTCTTTCGTAGAGCTCCCGCGATGAAATGGGAAGCCCCTCCATCCAGAGCCAGACAAAGAGCGATCCTTCGGTACGATGTACCGACCAGGGAAGATTATCGGGAAAGACCTGGGCAAAAACCCGGTGAGCATGCTCGGCCCGCTCCCGGTAAAAGGGCATGATTGTCTTCCGGGCCACCTCCAGGAGGCTTCCATCCCGGAGAAGCGGCTCCACCAGATACTGTCCCACCGTTGTGTTGGCAAGGCTCAAGACCGCGTTGGCCCTGCTCAGGGCCGAGACGATCTCGGGACGGGCCACCATAATACCCGTCCGTGTGCCCGGAAGCCCGATCTTGGAGAGGCTCATTCCCAGAACGATATTTTCGTTCCACAGGGGTTGGGCGGAACCATCGATCACATCGTCAAAAATAATGTGCGGGAAAGGAATACCGTAGGCGTTATCCACAATCAGGGGCACCTGGTAGCGTCGGGCCAGCTCGTCAAGAGTGGTCATCTCCTGATCGGTCAGGACGTTTCCCGAAGGATTCGTGGGCCGGGAAACACAGATGGCGCAGATTCGCTCCCCCCCGGAGGCCGATGCGGCAAGACGTTCCTCAAGGGCCGTGAAATCCACGTGGTACTTGTGGAGGTGATCTCCCAGCCGTTCAATCAGCGGGCGGCAGGCAATAAAGTTATCGGGGCTCATGGTCTGATCGGCGTAGCCAATATATTCGGGCATCAGGGGGAAGAGTATCCGCCCCGGCCGGGAATCATCGCTCCTGCCATAGGCCCCGGTGAGCATATTGAAGAGAAGATAGAAGGCGGTCTGACTCCCGTTGGTGATGGCCACGTTCTCGGGACCAAGGGACCACCCGAACTCCCGGTTCAGAAGCTCCGTGAGGGCGCGGATAAACGAGGGTTGTCCCTGGGGCGTATCGTAATTGGCCAGCATACGCTCCATCTTTCCCTCTTCGGCCAGGATCTCCGTTAGCTGACGCCTCCAAAGATCGTTCACAGGGGAGATATGAGCGGGGTTTCCTCCGCCCAGCATGAGCATGGGAACACCCCCGGCGAGGGCTTTCCCCATATCATCCATAAGGTCCATAATTCCCGTGGGGCCGCCAAAGATCGCGCCAAAATCAGAAAAACGCATGGCCGGGATTATATAGATTCATCAAGACCGTTGAAACAGGGTGCCCACACCGTGTAGCATTCGTGCATTATGGCACGTATTCAAACCTTCAACAAAATCGCCGCCGAGGGCATCGCCCTTCTGGAAGCTCGGGGTCACCAGGTTGGTCCCGATGTACACGATCCCGATGGTATTCTGGTGCGGAGCGCCAAGCTCCAGGACATCACCTTCGGGCCTTCCCTGCGCGGTATCGCCCGCGCCGGTGCAGGTGTCAACAACGTTCCAGTATCCCGCTGTACCGAAGAGGGTGTGGTGGTCTTTAACACCCCCGGATCCAACGCTAACAGTGTGAAAGAGCTGGTGGTAGCGGGGCTCATGCTCTCGTCGCGCAAGATTATTGAAGGGTGCCAGTGGGTGCAAACCCTGGACCCGGCCAAAGTGGACGTGGGCAAAGAGGTCGAGGCGGGAAAGAGCGCCTTCGGAGGCCCCGAGATCGCAGGAAAACGACTCGGTGTGATCGGCCTGGGAGCGATCGGTGTTATGGTAGCCAACGCAGGAATCTCCCTGGGCATGGAGGTGGCAGGATACGATCCCTACCTTTCGGTGAACTCGGCCTGGGGACTCTCCCGTTCGGTTCTGCGTGCTACCAGTCTGGAGGCTCTTCTGGCCGACTGCGACTATATCTCCATCCACGTTCCCCTGAACGACGAAACCCGGGGAGTCATCAACGCCGACCGTCTGAACAAAACAAAAAAGGGCGCCCGGTTTTTGAACTTCTCCCGCGATGCCCTGGTGGACGACCAGGCCATGGTGAAGGCCTTGAAGGACGGCACAATATCAACCTACGTGACTGACTTTCCCACGGCCGCGCTCCTGGGGAACCCCGGCGTAATCGCCATCCCTCATCTGGGAGCATCTACACCCGAGGCCGAGACCAACTCCGCCATCATGGCGGCCCAGCAACTGGCTGATTTCCTGGAACAGGGAAACATCAAGCACTCCGTAAACTTCCCCGAATGCATAATGGACGGCAACGGCGGAGACCGGATTATCCTGGCCAACAAAAACGTTCCCAACATGGTAAGCCGCATCACCACTATCCTGGCCGAAGCAGAGCTGAACATCTCGGACATGCTCAACCGTCACCGCGATGATCTGGCCTACAACATCATCGACGTGGACCAGACGATCTCGGCGGCCACAGTGGAAAAACTTCAGGCCATCGATGGCGTTGTCATGGCACGGGTGGTACCGGGAGGAGCCGGGTGAGGCCACGCATCACTGTCCCGGCGTGGCTCCTGGCGGGAACGCTCCTTCTGATCTGGCCGATCTGGCCGGGAGTGCACGAGGTTTCGGCGGAAGAGCCCCTTCCGCCGGGCCTCTACGCCCGAATGGAGACCACCCGGGGAGAGATCCTCCTCGAGCTGGAACAGGATCGCACCCCCCTGACGGTAATGAACTTTGTGGGCCTTGCCGAGGGAACCATCTCCCACTCCCGGGATGGAGGGGGGCGTTTTTTCGACGGCCTCACCTTTCACCGGGTGATCCAGGATTTCATGATCCAGGGGGGAGACCCCACCGGCACGGGCCGGGGAGGTCCGGGCTACCGCTTTCCCGACGAGTTCCACCGGGAACTGCGTCACGACGGCCCGGGGGTTCTCTCCATGGCCAACGCCGGACCGGGAACAAACGGCAGTCAGTTCTTTATTACCCATGTGGCAACCCCCTGGCTGGACAACCGCCACAGCGTCTTCGGACGGGTTCTTCGGGGCCAGGCCGTGGTTGATTCCATCCGCCAGGGAGACCGGATTCAGCGCGTAGAGATTCTGCGCCGGGGAGCTGCGGCCGAGGCGTTTCAGGTAACCCAGGAGATCTTCGACCAGGCCCTGCGCCGGGCCGGCGGCTCCTGAGCCGGAACTTCCGTGGCAAAACGAAAGTCCCTCCAGGTCTGCAGTTCCTGCGGCCATCAGGAATCGAAGTGGCTGGGCCAATGCCCCGCCTGCGGCGAGTGGAACACCCTGGAGGAACGCCTCCCCGAGCCGGAACGGCCGGGACACTTCCTGCAGGACCTCGCCACGCCCCAGCAAAGTGCGCTCCTTTCCCAGGTGGCGGCCCCTGCCAGCGCCCGCCTCTCCACGGGGATCGGGGAGCTTGATCGGGCCCTGGGAGGCGGCCTCATGGAGGGGTCCACGGTTCTGATCGGGGGCGAGCCGGGGATCGGAAAGTCCACGCTCCTTCTCCAGGCGGCAGCATCGGTCCAGGCAGGACCTGTCCTTTACGTGAGCGGCGAGGAGAGTCCTGCCCAGATTCGCCAGCGGGCAGACCGCCTGGGAATCTCCCAGGCCCCACTTCATCTGCTTTGCAGCGCCCATATGGGAACAATCCAGGAGGAGCTGAAACGGCTCGACCCCAGGCTGGTTATCGTTGACAGCGTCCAGACCATGATCGTCCCCGAGGCGGGGGCCGTTCCCGGAACGATCAACCAGATAAAAACCGTAACTCATGAGCTTGCCGAGTGGAGCCGCCTTCGGGGTGCCCAGGTGATCCTTGTTGCCCACGTAACCAAGGAGGGGCAAATTGCCGGACCCAAGGTAGTTGAACATCTGGTAGATGCCGTTCTCCTCTTTGAACAGTCCGGCAGCGACCTGCGCTTTCTCCGGGCCACCAAAAACCGTTTCGGTGCAATCGAGGAAGTAGGAATCTTTACCATGGAGCAAACGGGGCTGGTAGAGCTGACAGATCCCGGCCGGATTTTCCTGGGCACAGACCGTACCAGCCCGCCCCCAGGGGTTGTAGCTGCCCCCTGCTACGAGGGATCCCGCGTTCTGGTGGTAGAAATCCAGGCCCTCACCGTCCCCGCCAAGGGAGCGGTATCCCGCACCTTTTCGGACCGGATCGATAACCGTCGGGTATCCCGGGTCGCGGCAGTGCTGGAGAAACATCTGGGGGTAACCTTCTCGGATCAGGATATCTACATTAACGTGGCTGGAGGGATCAGGATTCAGGATGTAGCGATCGATCTGCCACTGGCTGTGGCACTCTTCTCGGCCCGCCAGGGCAAGGAACTCCCCTCGGGAGTCCTGGCCACGGGAGAACTCTCGCTGGCAGGAGAGGTGCGGCCCGTTTCACACCGGGCTCAACGCATCAAAGCGGCCGAGGAGATGGGCTTTTCGCGTCTTATCGGACCACCTGGCGCAGCGGGATCGACGACAAGCCAGATCCACTGGATGGAGGCACCCCGGATCGCCCAGGCAATCCGCCAGGCCTTTACGGCGAACCCCTGACGGTTCACCGGGCCAGCGCAAAAGCACCCGACCCGGAAACCACCTGACCCGAAAAGCAGCTGAAAATCAACCAAAAAGCAGGGGAAGGGCGATAAAGGTCCCAATGGAGCTTCCCACGCTGGAGAGCAGGAAGACCAGAAGAATGCGGGTGAGCCTGTTCCGGTAGAAGCCCCGTACAGAGACGATATCGTCGTTGAGACGCTCAAAATCGGCTACCCGGGGTTTCCGAAGGAAGGCCTCCACCAGCCCCGTGACAAGGCCCACCCCCACGGTGGGATTCATGGAGGTGATCGGTGCTGCCGCGAAGGCCAGAAGAATTGTCAGCGGATGCGCCAGGGCTGCCGCCGCGCCCACGGCAGAGAGGGTGCCGTTTACCAGAATCCAGCGGCCCAGGGATTGCAGCCCCCCCTCAAGACCGCCCCGAAAAAAACCCCACAGGATCAGCGACCCCACCACGGCGGGCACCGCGTAGGGAAGTGCCCGGCGGAAGGCCCCCGGCGGGGGGATCTCCTCAAGCTCGGCCTTGTTCACCTGAACTGTTCCGGCCCGAAGTTGCTCCAGAGTCCGGGCAATTCCCGGAACATGACCGGCCCCCACCACGGCAAGAACGCGACGCCCCGGCGCATCATAGATGCTCCGGGCCAGATAGCGGTCCCGCTCATCGATCAGGACTTCCTTTACCTGGGGCAGGTAATCGGAAAGCTCCTGGAGCATGCTTTCCAGCTCGTTTTGCTCCCGCAGCTTGGCCAGGTCCTCCTCGCTTACCTTTTCCCGGGAAAAGGCAGCGGCGATCATGCTGGCCAGAAGTTTGTTTCTGCCCCAAAACCCTGTTTTTGCCCAGGCCCGGCGGAGTGTGGCCGTGACAGGGCGGTCACCGAAGGTGCTGCCAATTCCTTCGGCCGAGGAAGCCTTCACGGCGGCGATCATTTCCTCTCCGGGGGTAACCCCCGTACCGGCGCCCATGCGCCGCTGAAAGGAGGCAAGAACCAGATTGCTCAAAAGCAGAAAAGCCTGGCCTGTGCGAAGAATCTGGAAGATATCCAGCTGGGACCAGTCCCGTTTTTGTGTGACCGACTGGTAGCGCTGGTGGTCGATTTCCACCACCACGTGATCGATCCCGACCTGGCGGATCGTCTCTTCCACGGCCACCACGCTGTCCCGGGAGATATGAGCCGTACCCAGAAGCCAATACTCCCGGGCATCCTCATGGTCGCTCTCCCGAAGAACAACAATCCCGTAGCGGGAGGGGTCGAAAGCAGGAGTTGAAGCAGGCACCTCGCTGGAGGATATCTCACTGGAGGGTATCTCGGTTGCACCGTTGGCAGAATCGTTCACGTGGATAGGTTCCTTTTTTTGCATCGGATCTGTTTTCATGGAGTTTTTTTCCGGGACGTCTCTTTCCGGGAGATATCCTCGGGGGAGGCCTCTTTCGAGGGAGAATCGTCCCCGGAGGGGCTCTCTTCTTCAGCGGAATCCCCCTCGATTGCCGCAATGAAGCGCTTCCGCAGCCCCTCATCGCCAGGGTAGAGATCCAGGGGGATCGCCCCGCCGCCCATATGCATATGACCACCACCGGAGCCGATCCCATCAAGGGCCAGGTGAATCACCACATCGCAGGGGAGTTGATGGTTCTCGCTCCGCACCGAGAGGCGGTGAACATCGCGATCACCGCTTACCACAACCACAAAATGAATTTCCCGAAGGCCCAGGAAAAAATCGGCCACCAGGGCCATCACCTCGGGAGAATAATTACCAGGCAACGCAATGAACGCAAAATCCCGGGCCACAATGCACCCGTCTATGGCCTGCCGGAACGCCGCGAGATCGCTCAGGGAGAGGGAGTTCTTCAGGAGTCTCGCCGCCAGCCGCCAGTCACCCTGACGAAAAAGTACATTAAAAGCGTCCAGGTCCATCTCGGAAACGCCCCGGGTCATGAAGGCTGTATCCATCATGATCCCCAGAAGCAGCGCCGTGGCCACCCTGTTGCTCATGGGTACCGCGACATCACGGTAATACTCAAAGAGGATGGTGGAACAGGCCCCATAACCGCTTCGGATATCGGCGTGGAGCACTTCAGGAGGCCAGGGTGGCGGATGGTGATCTATCACCGCCGTGAGTGTGCCGGGAACTCCCGCCATATTGGAGTTTCCCGCGAAACCGTCCACCACAATGATCTGGGAATCCTCGGGAATCTCCGATTCGCCGATTGATACGATGGATATCTCCAGCTCCCTGATCGCATCGTGCAGGGACTGGCTTTGAAGCGTCCCCCCGTAACAGAGGCGCACCGTAAAGCGGTGCCGCTCCAGAAGCTCGGCCAGGGCGAAGGCCGTGGCAACAGCGTCATGATCGGGGAAATCATGGGCCTGGACCACCACAGGGCGATCCCGGTCCAGGACCTGCAGAAGCGCCTTCAGTCCCCCGGCCTTCACATCCTCCATGACACCACGCCCCGCTTTGCGCTTCCTGGAGGACCCTTCATATCAGGAATCCCCACGAAGCTGCTCATACCGCCTGCGGGCCAGACGAGTTTCCATGAGACCGCGTATATCTGCATCAATGATATCCAAATACAACGCTCGGGCACTGTCAAGGCGTCCAAGCACCTCGTACTGGCCGGCCAGGTAGAAACTGGCCCTCAATCGCGTGAACCGATCCTCCTCACGCGTCACCTGCCGATAGATAAAGGCATCGGACCCCGGGTTCGCGTAGTAGCGGGCCATGTCAGCATAGAGGCCGGATCCGGCAAAATCGCGTCCCCGTTCTTCCAGATAACGCCGTGCCCGGGCTTCCTCACCCGCCATTTTGAGACTCAGACTTGTCAGGAGAAGCAGACCATAATCGGTGGGATCATTGGGGTTGCCCTTCTCCAGAGCGGCCTGAAAACGTTCTGCAGCCTCTGAGAACTGTTGAGCCTCAAATTTCAGGACTCCCAGGGGAGCAAGCGCTGGCTGATAATCGGGGCGCAACTCCAGGGCAGTCTTGTAATCTGC
This genomic interval carries:
- a CDS encoding phosphoglycerate dehydrogenase, with protein sequence MARIQTFNKIAAEGIALLEARGHQVGPDVHDPDGILVRSAKLQDITFGPSLRGIARAGAGVNNVPVSRCTEEGVVVFNTPGSNANSVKELVVAGLMLSSRKIIEGCQWVQTLDPAKVDVGKEVEAGKSAFGGPEIAGKRLGVIGLGAIGVMVANAGISLGMEVAGYDPYLSVNSAWGLSRSVLRATSLEALLADCDYISIHVPLNDETRGVINADRLNKTKKGARFLNFSRDALVDDQAMVKALKDGTISTYVTDFPTAALLGNPGVIAIPHLGASTPEAETNSAIMAAQQLADFLEQGNIKHSVNFPECIMDGNGGDRIILANKNVPNMVSRITTILAEAELNISDMLNRHRDDLAYNIIDVDQTISAATVEKLQAIDGVVMARVVPGGAG
- the radA gene encoding DNA repair protein RadA, with protein sequence MAKRKSLQVCSSCGHQESKWLGQCPACGEWNTLEERLPEPERPGHFLQDLATPQQSALLSQVAAPASARLSTGIGELDRALGGGLMEGSTVLIGGEPGIGKSTLLLQAAASVQAGPVLYVSGEESPAQIRQRADRLGISQAPLHLLCSAHMGTIQEELKRLDPRLVIVDSVQTMIVPEAGAVPGTINQIKTVTHELAEWSRLRGAQVILVAHVTKEGQIAGPKVVEHLVDAVLLFEQSGSDLRFLRATKNRFGAIEEVGIFTMEQTGLVELTDPGRIFLGTDRTSPPPGVVAAPCYEGSRVLVVEIQALTVPAKGAVSRTFSDRIDNRRVSRVAAVLEKHLGVTFSDQDIYINVAGGIRIQDVAIDLPLAVALFSARQGKELPSGVLATGELSLAGEVRPVSHRAQRIKAAEEMGFSRLIGPPGAAGSTTSQIHWMEAPRIAQAIRQAFTANP
- a CDS encoding TraB/GumN family protein, producing MKTDPMQKKEPIHVNDSANGATEIPSSEISSSEVPASTPAFDPSRYGIVVLRESDHEDAREYWLLGTAHISRDSVVAVEETIRQVGIDHVVVEIDHQRYQSVTQKRDWSQLDIFQILRTGQAFLLLSNLVLASFQRRMGAGTGVTPGEEMIAAVKASSAEGIGSTFGDRPVTATLRRAWAKTGFWGRNKLLASMIAAAFSREKVSEEDLAKLREQNELESMLQELSDYLPQVKEVLIDERDRYLARSIYDAPGRRVLAVVGAGHVPGIARTLEQLRAGTVQVNKAELEEIPPPGAFRRALPYAVPAVVGSLILWGFFRGGLEGGLQSLGRWILVNGTLSAVGAAAALAHPLTILLAFAAAPITSMNPTVGVGLVTGLVEAFLRKPRVADFERLNDDIVSVRGFYRNRLTRILLVFLLSSVGSSIGTFIALPLLFG
- a CDS encoding DHH family phosphoesterase; this translates as MEDVKAGGLKALLQVLDRDRPVVVQAHDFPDHDAVATAFALAELLERHRFTVRLCYGGTLQSQSLHDAIRELEISIVSIGESEIPEDSQIIVVDGFAGNSNMAGVPGTLTAVIDHHPPPWPPEVLHADIRSGYGACSTILFEYYRDVAVPMSNRVATALLLGIMMDTAFMTRGVSEMDLDAFNVLFRQGDWRLAARLLKNSLSLSDLAAFRQAIDGCIVARDFAFIALPGNYSPEVMALVADFFLGLREIHFVVVVSGDRDVHRLSVRSENHQLPCDVVIHLALDGIGSGGGHMHMGGGAIPLDLYPGDEGLRKRFIAAIEGDSAEEESPSGDDSPSKEASPEDISRKETSRKKTP